The following nucleotide sequence is from Desulfobaccales bacterium.
TAAAACTTTAACTGGCCTTATCATTGCTTTCACACTCCTTCAGAAAGAGTGCCCGCAAGAAACTGCTCACCGAGTGGCCGGCCTTCGCCGCCCGCTTCTTGATCTCAGCCTTCTCCGCCGGAGTGAATCGCACCGGGACGATTGCTTTTCTTTTCATGTATTCCATTGTATTACCTCTAATATACACTTGTCAACCAAAAAAAGGGGGTCCCCTTCCTCCTCCGGGGCCCGTCTGGCGGCGGACCCCTGCACAGGTTAAAGAACAGTCCCCGGCCCTTCTTAGTTTGCCGACTTAGATGCCAGCCGGGGTAGGATGCTGCGCTTAGAAGAGGGGGCCGGGTTCTTAGTACCGGCTTGACCAGGTGTAGGGTGTTCGTGCCTTTTCAGCCCTATGGCGTTTCCCCCTAACTGGCAGTAGATGGGCGCCCTGCTCCTCGCAGTTAATCTCACTCCCGGTTCCCGCCGGGCCGCCCCTCATCTAAGCGCCCCGGGTCTCCGGCCCGGGACGCACCTGGTTTTAATGCACTCGGCTTATGGACATGATGACGTAATCATCCACCATTGACCTGAGACTCATCAGATTATGAACCGTCTCAGACGTCATGATGTAGTCCACCCGTACCAGGACTTCCCGGCCAGTGTAGCCAGGATTTTGATGAGCCCCATTCCCAGGTACCCACTCCCTCAACAGCAGTTCATCCCCCACCTGGAACCCTTCCAGCCGGTCATCCCGGCGTAACTCGAAGCATTTGTGGGCGTTAAGAGTTGGCTGAAAAAACTCCGGCCAGCATTTCAGTTCGTGGCGCTTTCTCGGTCTTATGCTCATTATCTTACTCCTGCACCTCGTCCGCGCTTGCCCCGCCCCGCATGAACGGTTTCAGGGCGCGCCCCATGGCCTCAGCCGCCCCCGCCTGCTCGGCCGACAACTTAGCCACCATGCCGAACACGGCC
It contains:
- a CDS encoding DUF3850 domain-containing protein, translating into MSIRPRKRHELKCWPEFFQPTLNAHKCFELRRDDRLEGFQVGDELLLREWVPGNGAHQNPGYTGREVLVRVDYIMTSETVHNLMSLRSMVDDYVIMSISRVH